A single Brucella intermedia LMG 3301 DNA region contains:
- a CDS encoding helicase-related protein: protein MNQLPAHDLPLTLSGRDVTAVLGPTNTGKTHLAIERMLSHGSGMIGLPLRLLAREVYNRVVERVGAANVALVTGEEKIVPPGARYSVCTVEAMPRRTDAAFVAIDEVQLAGDLERGHIFTDRILHLRGRQETLLLGAGTMRGILEKLLRGINVVTRPRLSHLAYAGSKKITRLPNRSAIVAFSADEVYAIAELIRRQRGGAAVVMGALSPRTRNAQVELYQSGDVDFLVATDAIGMGLNLDVDHVAFAQNRKFDGYQFRDLTPAEVGQIAGRAGRHLRDGTFGVTGQVHPFDEELVERVEAHNFDPVKVLQWRTARFDFSSLDSLRYSLETPAPVEGLAKALPAVDQQALENLSKDEEIVRLATTPARIELLWDACALPDYRKIAPAQHADIIATIYQDLVRRGSVDEDYMSEQVRRADSTEGEIDTLSHRVAQIRTWTFVSHRPGWLADPTHWQEKTREIEDRLSDALHERLTKRFVDRRTSVLMRRLRENAMLEAEISPAGDVIVEGHNVGQLEGFRFTADVQAEGPDAKAVKSAAQKALAAEFERRAERFAAAPNGDFALGSDGVMRWVGATVATLVAGDDLLKPRAVILADEQLTGAARDKVAARIDRFVAHHIETVLKPLTDLAAADALTGMTRGLAFQIVENLGILPRRDVAEEVRGLDQDSRAALRRLGVRFGAYHVFMPMLLKPAPAGLITLLWALKNDGRERAGYGDVVNVLAAGRTSVVVDPAFDHQFYRLAGYRVLGRRAVRIDILERLADLIRPALAWRPGSGARPDGAYDGGRFIVTPAMMSILGATTEDMEEILRSLGYRHEAMEAAAVTAKLAELDAFAAEAAAKEAGVSPVAEAEKPAVPAAEPVPAPVVVAEEEVEAKADEAAPAAEESAPAAETAEAAAEEPKPVLLWRQGRFEGRNRNQDQNRQRQNRGNQNRGHQNRDQGGEARKSDGAEQQARNDRGGKRFDKPKRHDGEGKREGSNKGDFRGGNQRQQKRDHGHPAGKRVEQERPARIDPDSPFAKLLALKEQMKK, encoded by the coding sequence ATGAACCAACTCCCTGCCCATGATTTGCCGCTGACCCTGAGTGGCCGCGATGTGACAGCCGTGCTTGGGCCGACCAACACCGGCAAGACGCATCTCGCCATTGAACGCATGCTGTCGCATGGAAGCGGCATGATCGGCCTGCCGCTGCGCCTTCTGGCGCGCGAGGTCTATAACCGCGTCGTGGAACGGGTTGGTGCGGCCAATGTTGCGCTGGTGACGGGCGAGGAAAAGATCGTGCCGCCCGGCGCACGCTATTCCGTCTGCACGGTCGAGGCCATGCCGCGCCGTACCGATGCCGCTTTCGTGGCCATCGATGAAGTGCAACTTGCTGGCGATCTTGAGCGCGGCCATATCTTCACCGACCGCATCCTGCATTTGCGGGGGCGGCAGGAGACGCTGCTGCTCGGTGCCGGAACCATGCGCGGGATTCTGGAAAAGCTTCTGCGCGGCATCAATGTGGTTACGCGTCCGCGCCTGTCGCATCTGGCCTATGCCGGTTCCAAGAAGATTACCCGCCTGCCGAACCGTTCCGCCATCGTCGCCTTTTCCGCCGACGAGGTTTACGCGATTGCCGAACTGATCCGCCGTCAGCGCGGCGGGGCGGCAGTGGTCATGGGCGCGCTCAGCCCGCGCACGCGCAATGCGCAGGTGGAGCTTTACCAGTCCGGCGACGTGGATTTCCTGGTGGCGACCGATGCCATCGGCATGGGGCTCAACCTGGATGTGGATCATGTCGCCTTCGCGCAGAACCGCAAGTTCGATGGCTATCAGTTCCGCGACCTGACCCCGGCCGAAGTGGGTCAGATCGCAGGACGCGCGGGCCGGCATCTGCGTGACGGCACATTCGGTGTGACGGGGCAGGTGCATCCTTTCGACGAGGAACTGGTCGAACGGGTGGAGGCGCATAATTTCGATCCGGTGAAAGTCCTGCAATGGCGCACGGCGCGTTTCGACTTTTCGTCGCTCGATTCCCTGCGATATTCTCTGGAAACACCCGCGCCCGTCGAGGGGCTCGCCAAGGCTTTGCCCGCGGTCGATCAACAAGCGCTTGAAAATTTGTCGAAAGACGAAGAGATTGTGCGGCTTGCGACGACACCGGCGCGGATCGAGCTTTTATGGGACGCCTGCGCGCTGCCCGACTATCGCAAGATCGCGCCGGCGCAGCATGCCGATATCATTGCAACCATCTACCAGGATCTTGTCCGCCGAGGGAGCGTCGATGAAGATTATATGAGCGAACAGGTGCGCCGCGCCGACAGCACAGAGGGGGAAATCGACACCCTGTCGCATCGCGTGGCGCAAATCCGCACCTGGACTTTCGTGTCGCACAGGCCGGGATGGCTTGCCGATCCGACACACTGGCAGGAAAAGACGCGCGAAATTGAGGACAGATTGTCCGACGCGCTGCATGAAAGGTTGACGAAACGCTTTGTAGACCGCAGGACAAGCGTGCTTATGAGGCGCCTGAGAGAGAATGCCATGCTTGAAGCAGAAATCAGCCCTGCCGGAGACGTGATTGTCGAAGGCCACAATGTCGGGCAACTGGAAGGATTCCGTTTTACCGCTGACGTTCAGGCCGAGGGGCCTGACGCCAAGGCGGTGAAGTCGGCTGCACAAAAGGCGCTGGCCGCCGAGTTCGAACGTCGCGCGGAGCGCTTTGCTGCTGCGCCGAACGGCGATTTCGCGCTGGGCTCGGATGGCGTCATGCGCTGGGTTGGCGCAACGGTCGCAACGCTGGTTGCGGGCGATGACCTGCTGAAGCCGCGTGCGGTGATCCTCGCCGACGAACAGCTTACGGGAGCAGCGCGTGACAAGGTTGCCGCGCGCATCGACCGTTTCGTCGCGCATCATATCGAAACCGTTCTGAAGCCGCTTACCGATCTGGCCGCCGCCGATGCCCTGACCGGCATGACACGCGGCCTCGCATTCCAGATCGTCGAGAACCTGGGCATTCTTCCACGCCGCGATGTGGCGGAGGAAGTGCGCGGTCTCGATCAGGATTCGCGCGCGGCGCTTCGCCGTCTCGGTGTGCGTTTCGGCGCCTATCACGTCTTCATGCCCATGCTGCTGAAGCCAGCCCCGGCTGGCCTCATCACGCTGCTGTGGGCGCTTAAGAATGATGGCCGCGAACGCGCCGGTTACGGCGATGTCGTGAATGTGCTGGCCGCTGGCCGCACCTCGGTCGTGGTCGATCCGGCTTTTGACCATCAGTTCTATCGTCTGGCAGGCTATCGCGTGCTGGGCCGTCGTGCCGTGCGCATCGATATTCTGGAACGCCTTGCCGATCTCATTCGCCCGGCGCTTGCCTGGCGTCCGGGTTCCGGTGCGCGTCCGGATGGCGCTTATGACGGCGGACGCTTCATCGTCACGCCTGCCATGATGTCCATTCTGGGTGCGACAACCGAGGACATGGAAGAAATTCTGCGCAGCCTTGGTTATCGCCACGAGGCGATGGAAGCTGCTGCCGTGACGGCGAAGCTTGCCGAGCTTGACGCTTTTGCAGCTGAAGCCGCCGCCAAGGAAGCTGGCGTTTCTCCGGTCGCGGAAGCCGAAAAGCCTGCTGTCCCGGCGGCTGAACCCGTGCCAGCACCGGTCGTGGTTGCCGAGGAAGAGGTCGAAGCGAAGGCGGACGAAGCGGCTCCTGCGGCGGAAGAATCGGCCCCCGCCGCTGAAACGGCAGAAGCTGCGGCTGAAGAGCCAAAGCCTGTCCTTCTCTGGCGTCAGGGTCGCTTCGAGGGTCGTAACCGTAACCAGGACCAGAACCGTCAGCGCCAAAATCGCGGCAACCAGAATCGCGGTCATCAGAACCGCGACCAGGGTGGCGAGGCACGCAAGTCCGACGGCGCAGAGCAGCAGGCTCGCAACGATCGCGGCGGCAAGCGCTTCGATAAGCCAAAGCGTCATGACGGCGAGGGCAAGCGCGAAGGTTCCAACAAGGGTGACTTCCGCGGCGGCAATCAGCGTCAGCAGAAGCGCGATCACGGTCATCCGGCTGGAAAGCGCGTGGAGCAGGAGCGTCCTGCACGCATCGACCCCGACTCGCCTTTCGCCAAGCTTCTGGCTCTGAAAGAGCAGATGAAGAAGTGA